The Peptacetobacter hiranonis DNA window TATCTCTCATTTCTCCAGCAGTCCATGCCAAAATCATAAGTTTTCGTATATCTTTTTCAATATGGATAAGTCTGAGTATTTTTCGCTTAAAATATGTTAGCTCATCTGAGTCTAGCTGCTCCAAATACTCTAGCCTTTCCTCTTTATTTAATGTTAGATATAGTTCAAGTGTATCCTTTTTTCTGTCTTCTTCTCTTTTTTCAACCTGAATTTTTATTAAATGATCAGCGATATCTTGAGGAGATAGATTTCTAACCTTTGCAATCTGATTTACATTTAAAGATTCCTTATACAAAAGATAGGTTATCTGATAATCCTCAAGCTCATCAATATTTTCCCAGCTTATCTCCATCTAATCATCCCAATCTAAAATAAATTTATTTTTCAACAATGTATTCTTTATATTTTCCAAAGTCTTCCTCATCAAGTGCAACTCTAAACTTAGTTCCCTCTCCAAGATATTCAAATTCATCTATATTGTACTTATCTTTGCATTTGCTGAATATATCTCCTCTATCATAAGGAATTAAAAGCTCTACATCGTAAGTATTTTCCATAACTGCTTTTTCTATCATATTAAGCAGTTTGTCCATATTTATTCCCTGTTTTGCAGATATATATACAACATCATCCTGATTCTTTGGATATATATCAAGTTCTAGTTTATCTACCTTGTTATATACTAATATAGTCTTTTTATCGTCTGCTCCAAGTTCTTTTAATACTTTTTCTGTAGTCTTTTTCTGAATTTCGTAGCTATCATTTGTAGCATCGATTACATGTAGAATTAAATCTGCATAATTAACTTCTTCTAGTGTAGATTTAAATGCATCTACTAAATCATGTGGTAGCTTACTTACAAACCCAACAGTATCAACTACTAAAAAGTCTCTTTTATTTGGAAGTACTGCTTTTCTTAAAGTTACATCTAGTGTTGCGAAAAGCATATCTTTTACAAATACTTCTTTTTCACTTTCATATTCTTTGTGAGTTTTTATAAGCTCATTTAATAAAGTCGATTTACCAGCATTTGTATATCCAACTAATGCCACTATAGGTATATTAGATTTCTTTCTCTGATTTCTCTGAGTTTCCCTATTTTTCTTAACTAGTTTTAGTTCTGCTCTTATATCCGCAGCTCTATTTAATATGTGTCTTTTGTCTATTTCAAGTTTTTGTTCCCCTGGTCCTCTTGTACCTATACCTGCACCAGTTCTACTCATTGCTCCACCCATTCCATAAAGTCTTGGTAGTCTATATTTTAACTGAGCTAATTCTACCTGAAGTTTACCTTCTTTACTTTTTGCTCTCTGTGCAAATATATCAAGGATTAGAGTTGTTCTGTCTATAGTTTTTATTCCAGTAAGGTCTTCTATATTTCTAGTCTGAGCACCAGATAATTCATC harbors:
- the hflX gene encoding GTPase HflX, translating into MTTELDINLHEQVVERALLVGMNITTVSKRIDDIDINDSMEELKELAKAAGAEIVGSVIQNRPAVDAAYYIGKGKVEEIKGYCEGLDATLIIFNDELSGAQTRNIEDLTGIKTIDRTTLILDIFAQRAKSKEGKLQVELAQLKYRLPRLYGMGGAMSRTGAGIGTRGPGEQKLEIDKRHILNRAADIRAELKLVKKNRETQRNQRKKSNIPIVALVGYTNAGKSTLLNELIKTHKEYESEKEVFVKDMLFATLDVTLRKAVLPNKRDFLVVDTVGFVSKLPHDLVDAFKSTLEEVNYADLILHVIDATNDSYEIQKKTTEKVLKELGADDKKTILVYNKVDKLELDIYPKNQDDVVYISAKQGINMDKLLNMIEKAVMENTYDVELLIPYDRGDIFSKCKDKYNIDEFEYLGEGTKFRVALDEEDFGKYKEYIVEK